From a single Microbacterium murale genomic region:
- a CDS encoding extracellular solute-binding protein, producing MTHRSSMVRTAIAITAIGALFSLAGCSGSQGATELDPEADVTITWWTGQSDEAQKLLEGMAGEFEELHPNVTIDISPGASSTEELLQKLSAGFAGSSYPNISYAFGAWASELESSQRTLDITEQVADPEVAWDEFSEAARATVQPTGEAIIGFPALVDNISLIYNKTVFDAAGVDYPTEEWTWAEFRDAAKKLTNPANETYGYAYSVSGSEETTWQFWPHLWQNGGEILSEDQSTAAFASEEGVEALEFLRQMAVDDKSIYLDQTDTKFAQLFAADRIGMMTSGPWQLWDLGVAGTDYGVTMLPGTDGDHQTVSGPDIWALFDTQDVNENYWSVELMKWLTASEQDLRWNVAYGNLPLRASEIDTPEFQEQVAALPGLDIMAQNNENATNARPTVSGYVGLSEAVGNAISQVLQGQGTPEEALKAAAEKADRSLSGD from the coding sequence ATGACACACCGCAGCAGCATGGTTCGTACGGCCATCGCGATCACCGCGATCGGCGCACTTTTCTCACTGGCCGGATGCTCCGGTTCCCAGGGGGCCACCGAGCTCGATCCCGAGGCCGATGTCACGATCACATGGTGGACGGGCCAGAGCGACGAGGCGCAGAAGCTCCTGGAAGGCATGGCAGGCGAGTTCGAAGAACTCCACCCCAATGTCACGATCGATATTTCGCCGGGAGCATCGTCCACAGAAGAACTCCTGCAGAAGCTCTCCGCAGGTTTTGCGGGCAGCAGCTACCCGAACATCTCGTACGCGTTCGGAGCCTGGGCCAGCGAGTTGGAGTCCTCCCAGCGCACGCTCGACATCACTGAGCAGGTCGCCGACCCTGAGGTGGCATGGGACGAGTTCTCCGAAGCGGCGCGCGCCACTGTCCAGCCCACAGGCGAGGCCATCATCGGCTTCCCCGCCCTTGTCGACAACATCTCCCTGATCTACAACAAGACCGTCTTCGACGCGGCCGGGGTCGACTACCCGACGGAGGAGTGGACCTGGGCTGAGTTCCGTGACGCCGCGAAGAAGCTGACGAATCCCGCGAACGAGACATATGGGTATGCCTACTCGGTGTCGGGTTCCGAGGAGACGACCTGGCAGTTCTGGCCGCACCTGTGGCAGAACGGCGGAGAGATTCTCTCCGAGGATCAGTCCACTGCTGCGTTCGCGAGCGAAGAGGGCGTCGAGGCGCTCGAGTTCCTTCGCCAGATGGCCGTCGATGACAAGAGCATCTACCTCGACCAGACCGACACGAAGTTCGCGCAGCTGTTCGCTGCCGACCGCATCGGCATGATGACCTCCGGTCCATGGCAGTTGTGGGACCTGGGCGTCGCCGGCACCGACTACGGCGTGACGATGCTGCCCGGCACAGACGGCGATCACCAGACCGTCTCCGGCCCCGACATCTGGGCGCTCTTCGACACGCAGGACGTCAACGAGAACTACTGGTCGGTGGAGTTGATGAAATGGCTCACCGCTTCTGAGCAGGACCTGCGCTGGAATGTCGCGTACGGCAACCTGCCTCTGCGCGCCAGTGAGATCGACACGCCTGAGTTCCAGGAACAGGTCGCGGCTCTGCCAGGACTCGACATCATGGCCCAGAACAATGAGAACGCCACCAACGCCCGCCCGACAGTGTCGGGATACGTAGGCCTTTCGGAAGCCGTCGGCAACGCGATCTCACAGGTGCTCCAGGGCCAGGGCACACCGGAGGAAGCGTTGAAAGCGGCGGCGGAGAAAGCCGACCGATCATTGTCGGGCGATTGA